The Halovivax ruber XH-70 genome includes the window TACCGTACATTGGGCAGTGAAATCCTTAACCGTTGGTCTCGACTCAGCGTTCGAGTCGAGCACTGGCCGCCTGGGTGAGAGACAGCTGACTGCCTCGCAAGGACCCAGCGACACGACGACAGTGACTCCGTTATCGGATCTTCCGGACGTTGCTCACGTCGAACCCGGTGTCGCCGATCTCGGTCTCGAATCGGACGATGTTCTCGTCTTCGAGCCGGGAGAGGACGCCGCGGAACTCCTCGACGACGAGCGTGCGTGCGCGTTCGGAGCCGCCCGTCTCCCACTCGAACAGCAAGGTCCCGTCCGCAGCTTCTTTGAGCCGGCCGAGCGTGCGTGCATCGAGCGGTTCGACGTTGACCAGCAAGAGGACGAGCCCACCCCATCGATAGGTCGCCCGTGCGAGCCCCTTGAGGAGAAAGGTGAGGTCGGCCGGATCGAACCGGTCGGTCGAGGCGGCGATGAGGTCCGTCACGGAGTCGATCACGACCAGGTTGCCCGGCGCGTTCGCCGTAAGATACTCGCTGACGGCCGCCAGTACGTCCCGCCTGTCGGTGGACTCGCCGAGCGCCCTGATATCGGGCGTCCGATCAGAGTACCACTCCGTCGGAACGGGCGAGAGCTGAAAGTACTCCTGTGAGAAGTCGGCTATCGTGAGCTCCGGGGCCGCCGCGTCGACGAGGTCGTCCGCGAGGGCGAAGCGCATCTCGTCGACGACCGCCGCAGACTCGTCCGTGAACGTAACGTAGTGAGCGTCGGCCGGCGGGGACGCCGACCCCTCCAGATCGCCGTAGTAGAGGTCGAACGTTGCCGAATCCGCCGTCGCGAGCGCGTTCATCGCCGCACTCGTGTAACAGAACTCCCTGGCACCCGCGCCGGATTCGCCGGCGAGCAGAACCACGCTCCCCGCCGGGGCGCCACCACCGATCATCGCGTCGAGGCGGGAGACGCCGAAGGGAATCCGCTCCATAGCCGTCCATCGAACGGCGCCGGGTTAGCTGTTGTGGCACCCCCGATCCAGCGGGAGTGACCGCACCCGTGCATCCAGAGTCCGTCCGCCCCTGAGCGGGTAGCCACCTCACTCGTGTACCCGGAACCCGTCCGCAGCCGGACGGGTGACGTAGACCGTCCCGTCCAGTCCGAGTTCGTCGAGACTGTCACGGGCGAGTGTCTCGGCCTCGTCACGGTGGGTTCGGTCGGTCACGCCGTAGACCGCCGGGCCCCACGACGACTGGCCGATTCCGGTGAGTACCGGGGCCTCGTCGAGGTGCTCGACGAGGCGACCGGCTGGTGGGCGAAAGACGCCGCCCTGGGTCTCGGTGTACCAGGTCCCGTTCAGGCGGCCGATTCGCTCGACTGCGTCGCCAAAGGCGTCCAGGTGCCCAGCCGCGGCTGCGGGAAGCAATCGCCTGGTGAGGACGCCAGCGATCTCGTCTGCGACAGCTGGTGACGCGTCTTCGACGACGGACCGGATGCTCGCGTCTTCCGCGTCACCGCTCCGGCCCGGCGTCGCGTCCGGAACGACCACGACGAACCGCCACGACTCCGGGAGTTTGTGGCGAGCGACCACCGGCGGGACGGTCCACTCGCCACGTTCCGGTGGCGCCGTCGTGAACCTGGCTGTCGGGTGGCCGGCATCGACGACGAAGCCGCCGCGTTCGAACGTCGCCACGCCAACACCGCTTCGCCCACCGCGTCCCAGTTCGGGGGCGTCTGACCGAATCGCGAGCGGGCGATCGTGTGCGAGTGCGGTCGCCGCGTAGACGGCCAGCGCGAGTTGCGTCCCGCTCCCGAGACCGACGTGGCGGGGGATCGACGACTCCACCTCGATCTCGACGCCGGACACGCCGAGGCGTTCGACCGCCCGGGTGGCGTACCGGCCAACTGGCTGGCCCGCCACCGAGATATCGTCGGCCGGTTCGGCGCTGATTCGGGTCCGCGGCTCGGCGAGGCCGACGCCAACGCCGCCGTACAGGCGGTCGTGTGCGAGCGAGAGGTTCTGAAACCCGACGTGGAGGCGGGCGCCGGTGCTGACGGTGACCATCGACGTCTCCTCCGTATGCTCGACCGCCTCAAGGGAATTTCGCCCGCGTCAACGTCTGCGGGCATCGGCATCAACGTCTGCAGGCGCCGGCGTCCCCCATCGAGCCGCGGAGCGAAATCACGGCGACGAGGGCACACTTATTCCCGTCGGGGCAGAACTCACCCCGTGATCGTCGTCCGCACGACCGACTTCGAACTCTATCACGGGGTGGTCACGGAGCTTCGCGACCGCGACGTGACGTTCACCACGATCGAACCGGCGCAGCCACTTCCCGACGAGACGACGGTCGTGATCACGGACGACGCGACCGAGACGACCGACATCGACGCGGACCTCCCGATCGTAACGGGTGAGCCGGATTCGCCCCGTCAGGCTGTCGATTGCGCGCTCACGCTCACCCGCGGCGATAGCGGCCGGACCATCGTCGGCGTCGATCCCGGCCGAAAACCGGGGATCGCCGTCCTCGTCGACGAGGTCGTCGTCGCGGCCTTTCAGGTGCCACTCGCGGATGCCGTCGAAACTATCGAGGCAGAACTCGCGACGGCCGACGATCCGATCGTCCGAATCGGAGACGGCGCCCGACTCCAGGGGACCACGATCGTGAACGATCTCGCAGACGACATCCGGGTCGAACTGGTCGACGAGACTGGGACGACACCGTATCTGGGGACCGGCGCTCGCGGCATGGGCGACGTCCTCGCCGCGACCAACATCGCCCGGATCGAGGGCGAATCGATCACCGAACGCGAGTTCGAGCCGACCGCCGGCGAGCTACAGGTTATCAAAGATCGCTCCCGGAACGCCGGCGAGACGAACCGGGCGATCGACGACCGATTCGCGCGGCAGGTCGCCGCCGGCGAGTTGACGATCGCGGAGGCACTCGCCGCGCATCGAGCGGAGACGGACGACGAATAAGACCGGCATCGAACACTTCGCAATCGAAAATCGCGTCCGCACCACAGTATCGAGTCGACCGATCCGGGGGCGAGCGGTCCGCCGTCAGTCGTCTTCGTCCGACGGGAGCGTGTCGTCGGACTCGCTTGCCGGACCGGTCTTCCCACCATCACTGGCGGCAGGCTGTGCGCCAGGGACGGCGAACGAGACGTCGTCCGGCCCCAGGTACTTCGTCCAGAGCACGAGCAGGCTCGGCAGGACGAGCACGCTCGCGAGGAACGCGTAGATGATCGTCATGCCCGTGATGATGCCGAACTGCTGGAGCGGCGGGAGGATGGCGAACGCGAGGACGCCGAATCCACCGACGGTCGTCGCCGCGCTCCCGAGCAGTGCACCGCCCGTGCCGGTGATCGTCCGGGACATCGCCTCCCAGACCGATCCCGTCCGTTCGAGTTCCAGGTTGTAGCGTTCACTGATGTGGATGCTGTAGGCCACGCCGAGCCCGACCGTGAGGCTCGTGATCATCCCCGTCATCACGTTGAACGGAATGCCGGTGAGATACATCGTCCCCAGGATCCACGAGACGCTGAAGACGACGGGCATCAGCGTGACCGCGCCGAGGGTCGCGCTCCCTTCCGTGAGCCGGTAGGTGAGCATGAGGAAGGCGAAGACGGCCACGAGCGTGATCACCAAGCTCTCGATGACCGTATCCATCAGCTGGTCGGAGACGATGTCGAACAGGATCGTCTGACCAGTGGCGGTGGCAGAGACACCCGCCGTCCCGTCGATGCCGGACGCGATGGTCTGCATCTCGTCGGTGACGTCGCTCATCGCCGCCGTCCCTTGCGTCGAGATGACCATCCGGACACCCTGGTACTGGCCGTCGTCGGTCTGGTGAATCACGTTGGACGCTTCGGTGGGCGCAGTCGCGAACAGGGCATCGTAGACTCCCTCGACGTTCTGGTCTGGCACCATGTCGTCGTTGGTGTCTGCCGCGGTGAGCGTCGCGTTGAACGATTCGTTCTCCGCGGCGACCGCCTGCATCGTTCGAATCGGACTCTCGAGGTCGGCGTCACCGCTCCCGAGCGTCGCGACGACGCTGTTGTTCGCGGCCTCGCGCTCGGCATCGTGGATCCGTTGTAACGTCTGTGGATCCGTGACGCCGTCACCCTGAACCACGATCTGGGCCTGTGCGTCCTCGCGGACGAAGTGCTGGTTGACGTAGTCCAGGTTCTCCTTCATCGTGTACTCGGCCGGTTTGAACGGTTCCGGCAGGTTCTTCGTCCACTCCGGTGGGTCCTCGGCGATGAAGTCCTCCTGATCGAAGGTCGTGTCGACCTGCGTCGCGCCGTAAGCACCGCCGGCGCTCACGAGCAGTGCGATGAGGATGACGGCAATCGGAGCGCGCCGTGCGGCCACCGACCCGGCGCCGAGGAGCTGGCTGAATCGGCCGCCGCCGGTCCCGAACGCCCGCTTCTTGCGATCGAACCCGCGGTTCTCGAGGAACTCGTCGAGTTCGACCTTGATCGCCGGGATCAGCGCGCCGAAGATCAACAGCGCGGCCGTGATCCCGGCCGCGCTCACCACGCCGAAGTCCTGAATTGGCGGGACGGGACTGGTGAGGTTCGAGAGGAACCCGATCACGGTCGTCGCGGTCACCCAGACGAGGGCGATCCCGACGCCGACGAGGGCCGTCCGCATCGACCCACGGGAGTCCGCTTCTGCGTACGCACCACCCTCGTGGCGCTGCTCCCGGTGGCGCATGAAGATGTGGATTGCGTAGTCGATCGAGAGCCCGATCAGCAGAACGGGAACGGCGATGAAGATCTGGTTGAAACTGATCCCAGTCCAGCCCATGAAGCCGAACGTCCAGACGAGGACGGCGATTATGCCGAAGAGCCCGAGGAGGATGTCCAGGACGTCGCGGTAGGCGACGATCAGCGCGAGGACGACGAACAACAGCGCGAGCGGGCCGACGATGGCCAAGCTGTCACCCATCGAGTTGTTGATCTCCTCGGTCATGACGCCGCCACCGAAGATCATGACATCGGTTCCGGGGGCGTCGTCCGCGTTCGCGATCGACCGCATCTCGAGCTGGGCGTCGACGATCGACTGCGGCATCGAACCCGTCTGGGCTTCAGCGCCCCCACCACCCTCCATCTGGTGGGTGACGAGCATCATCGTCGCGTTCGCGCTCGTCGAACCGACGTCGTAATCGACCGGCATGAAGGCGAGACCGTTCAGTTCCCCCGCTCCCTCTTCGCTGAGGACGGTGCCGAGCGTTCGGTCGAACGTCGTCTCGTTCATCGCCTCGATCGCCGCGATCTGATCGGCGATCGGCGGTGCGGAACCGTTCTGCAGGGCAGCCTGGCGCTCCTGCAACCGCTCACTGCGTTCGCTCAGTTGTGCGTACTCGTCCTCGAGGACGCCCTGCGTACCGAGCTGGTAGGCCGATTCGACCTGCGACTCGTTCTCGGCACTCTGGAGCATGCCGACGGCCTGTTCGAACGGCTGGAAGTGCGAGTCGGTCAGGGTGACGGGCGAGTTCTGGTTCGCCGATTCGAACGCCTCACGCGCCGACGACGACTCTCCGTCCCGGATCGAATCGAGCGACGCGCTCAAGGCTTCGGCGGTCGCGTTCAGTTCGGCCTGTCGCTGTTCGAGGGCAGCAGCTTCTTCCTGCAACTCGCGCTGTTGTTCGCCAGAGATCGCCGTGATGGCGACGAGATTCGCAACGCCGACCGAGGGCTGCTCCTCGGAGAGCGTTCGATTGACCGTCGGCTCGTCTCTGAAGGACTGCTGGAGTTCGAGCTGTGAGACGAGGGCGTCCTTCGTGAGAACGTTGTCCCCTCTGACGATCACCTGCGCAGAGGTTCCGTTCTCGTTTCCACTATCGAAGTTGTTCTGCGCGTACGAGAGCGCCGTCGATTCGTCCGAGTCACCCTGGAACGTATCGAGCGAGGACGTCTGGTCCACCATCCCTGCGCCCGCGCCCATGATCACAGTGAAAACCAGCATAACCGCGATCACCGCTTTGGAGTGATCCATGATCGCTCCGGCGAGGCGGTCCATCCAGCTCATGGGAGAACCGGTCCTCCGGTGGTCGTCGCTTTGGTTACCCGTCGTTGGTCGGCAGTCATCTTGTGACTGAATATTCAATCAGCACTTAAGAACTTTCTCACTTCACGTGCCCGCCGCTGAGCGAGTCGATAACTGATAACTGACACACACACACACACACACACCTCTACAAGCACTACAATTACCTCTACAATCCTCGGACAGTTCGGGGCCGCATACCGTTCGAGGTTGGTTGTGACCACCGCCCCCCGACCACTCGTTCGCGCTTCGTCCCGATCTGATGACTGACCATTCAATCAATTTTTATAGCCAGCGCCGATATGGGACCTATCATGGACTGTGGGATAGTCGGACCCGGGCACACGAACCGCCGTGAGTTGCGATGAACCAGGGAACGTCGTTTCTCGACGATCCGGACGATACCCGGGAAGCGATCATGCGCGCGACCTACGTCGCACTCGGGAAGCACGGCTACTCGGATCTGACGATCCAGCGAATCGGTGACGAGTTCTCGAAGAGCAAGTCGCTGCTGTACCACCACTACGACAGCAAAGACGATCTCCTGCTCGACTTTCTCGAGTTCATGCTGACCCAGCTCGAAGAGCAGTTGCCGGTGTACAGGGATAGCGGCGCCGACGACCACATTCAGGATATCGTCGACCAGACCTTCGTCTTCGGCGGGAGCCACACCAGCGACGACTTCGCTCGCGCGATTCTCGAACTGCGTACACAGGGAGCCCACGACGACGCGTTCCGTTCGTACTTCACCCGCAGCGACCAGTTCGTCCGAAAACACGTGGCCCACACGATTCGATCCGGCATCGAGCAGGGAATCTTCCGGGACGTCGATCCACAGGAGACTGCGGCACTGTTTCAACTCACGTTCGTCGGGACGATGACGCAGCGCGTGACGAGTGACGACGACGTCCTCGAAGATGCACGCGCCGAGTTCGAACGCTACGTCCGCGAGTGTCTGCTGGCCGAGTAAACGGTGCTGACCGGGTGAGTTGCTGCCCGACGAGTGTACGTTTGAACCCACGAGTGAGCGATCAGTTGATTGGCTCTCAGAGCCCAATCATGCACTACCAGCGTCCCCGCACCTCAGTACGCCTGTCGTGGCTATTTCAGGGAAACAACGGGTCGACACTCAAACGGGGCAGACAGTTGTCGTGCACGGCTCGGTACAGAGAGCAGCGAGGCACACAGTTCCACAGACAGTGACGGAGAGACCAGATTCGTCAGTGCTGGGAGCCGCCAGATGACCGGATTTTCGGTCCGTCCCCACCCCGACAGAGACGACGATTCGCGGTGCCAGCTGTAAGCGACACCATCGCCACGTCTGGTTTGGGCCGGGTTACTACGCAGCCAAGAATCGACAGCTGTGCTACCAATCAGCCGGAATGAGGGATTTTGAGTGCGTAAAGAGGCGGGTAGCGGTCTCGAAACTGGCGAATTCGACGGGAGTTTAAATACTATTTCGGGAACTGCAACAACAGATTTTGATATAGCATTATGCAATTCATTTGTCGGTGACAGCGGACCCCTTTTAAAGAAGCAAGGTCGTTCGTCGGGCCAGCACAAATCATCCGATAGCGCTCGGTCTCGACAGGGAGCAAAATTAGAACCTACTGAAAACCGAGAACACGGGGACACAACGGAGAACTGATCAGAAAGCGACGAAGGGCGAACACGAGGACAATTCGCGAACGCGAAACGCGTTCGAACACGTCAACGACCAGCTATCGGACGACCCGGTCGGAATATCACACTGCGCCAGTATTATCGGATCGTTCGTTCGATGGGTGGCAAAAACCGATCACACAGCCCATCGAGTCGATCGGAGTAGCCGATCAAACCATTCGATAGGTCGTGCAGTTCCGATCGGGCAGTCCGAGTAACTGTACAGGAGAATTCTTCCGACAGAGCTGCGTCCAGACGATGTCGAGAACAGCAGGACGTCCTGGGTAGCAGGACGACCGATTCGCTGTCGAGACGATCAATTGGTGTTCGTGTACGCGTTGCACCAGAGAGGCTCGCCTCGGCACAGACAGGGCGAGCCAGTCAGGGCACACGAGGGCAGTAACCCTAAGGGCGTTCGAGTACCAGTAGCACACGTGAGTGTGAGTGCAGTATCGTGAGCAAAAGAGCTATCCGGCGAGCAACCGGAGTACCGTCAACGTCGTCCACCACAACCTATGAACGAAGTGCAACTGGAGGTCGCGAAGGCGTATCCCAACGACTCGGGCCGCGGCATCGCCCGGCTCGACCCCGATACGCTGCTGCACCTGAAGCTGAGTCCGGGAGATATCATCGAGATCGAAGGGGCGAACACCACCGCCGCCAAGGTCTGGCGAGCCGATCGACAGGACTGGAACACAGACACAG containing:
- a CDS encoding RAD55 family ATPase, with translation MERIPFGVSRLDAMIGGGAPAGSVVLLAGESGAGAREFCYTSAAMNALATADSATFDLYYGDLEGSASPPADAHYVTFTDESAAVVDEMRFALADDLVDAAAPELTIADFSQEYFQLSPVPTEWYSDRTPDIRALGESTDRRDVLAAVSEYLTANAPGNLVVIDSVTDLIAASTDRFDPADLTFLLKGLARATYRWGGLVLLLVNVEPLDARTLGRLKEAADGTLLFEWETGGSERARTLVVEEFRGVLSRLEDENIVRFETEIGDTGFDVSNVRKIR
- a CDS encoding TetR/AcrR family transcriptional regulator; translation: MNQGTSFLDDPDDTREAIMRATYVALGKHGYSDLTIQRIGDEFSKSKSLLYHHYDSKDDLLLDFLEFMLTQLEEQLPVYRDSGADDHIQDIVDQTFVFGGSHTSDDFARAILELRTQGAHDDAFRSYFTRSDQFVRKHVAHTIRSGIEQGIFRDVDPQETAALFQLTFVGTMTQRVTSDDDVLEDARAEFERYVRECLLAE
- a CDS encoding MMPL family transporter gives rise to the protein MSWMDRLAGAIMDHSKAVIAVMLVFTVIMGAGAGMVDQTSSLDTFQGDSDESTALSYAQNNFDSGNENGTSAQVIVRGDNVLTKDALVSQLELQQSFRDEPTVNRTLSEEQPSVGVANLVAITAISGEQQRELQEEAAALEQRQAELNATAEALSASLDSIRDGESSSAREAFESANQNSPVTLTDSHFQPFEQAVGMLQSAENESQVESAYQLGTQGVLEDEYAQLSERSERLQERQAALQNGSAPPIADQIAAIEAMNETTFDRTLGTVLSEEGAGELNGLAFMPVDYDVGSTSANATMMLVTHQMEGGGGAEAQTGSMPQSIVDAQLEMRSIANADDAPGTDVMIFGGGVMTEEINNSMGDSLAIVGPLALLFVVLALIVAYRDVLDILLGLFGIIAVLVWTFGFMGWTGISFNQIFIAVPVLLIGLSIDYAIHIFMRHREQRHEGGAYAEADSRGSMRTALVGVGIALVWVTATTVIGFLSNLTSPVPPIQDFGVVSAAGITAALLIFGALIPAIKVELDEFLENRGFDRKKRAFGTGGGRFSQLLGAGSVAARRAPIAVILIALLVSAGGAYGATQVDTTFDQEDFIAEDPPEWTKNLPEPFKPAEYTMKENLDYVNQHFVREDAQAQIVVQGDGVTDPQTLQRIHDAEREAANNSVVATLGSGDADLESPIRTMQAVAAENESFNATLTAADTNDDMVPDQNVEGVYDALFATAPTEASNVIHQTDDGQYQGVRMVISTQGTAAMSDVTDEMQTIASGIDGTAGVSATATGQTILFDIVSDQLMDTVIESLVITLVAVFAFLMLTYRLTEGSATLGAVTLMPVVFSVSWILGTMYLTGIPFNVMTGMITSLTVGLGVAYSIHISERYNLELERTGSVWEAMSRTITGTGGALLGSAATTVGGFGVLAFAILPPLQQFGIITGMTIIYAFLASVLVLPSLLVLWTKYLGPDDVSFAVPGAQPAASDGGKTGPASESDDTLPSDEDD
- a CDS encoding beta-ribofuranosylaminobenzene 5'-phosphate synthase family protein — encoded protein: MVTVSTGARLHVGFQNLSLAHDRLYGGVGVGLAEPRTRISAEPADDISVAGQPVGRYATRAVERLGVSGVEIEVESSIPRHVGLGSGTQLALAVYAATALAHDRPLAIRSDAPELGRGGRSGVGVATFERGGFVVDAGHPTARFTTAPPERGEWTVPPVVARHKLPESWRFVVVVPDATPGRSGDAEDASIRSVVEDASPAVADEIAGVLTRRLLPAAAAGHLDAFGDAVERIGRLNGTWYTETQGGVFRPPAGRLVEHLDEAPVLTGIGQSSWGPAVYGVTDRTHRDEAETLARDSLDELGLDGTVYVTRPAADGFRVHE